In Sulfuriferula plumbiphila, the genomic window TCTCCAGGATCGCGTGGACGCTGTCCCACAGTTCGCGGCTGACGATCGGCGGGTGTTCGGCCTGGTACCACTGGTCCTTGTGCCGCAACTCGCCAAGGTAGGTCCGGTTGCTCAGGAGCTTGTAAATGTGGCCCTTGTCGATCGGCCTGCCATCGCGGGTCTTGCCGTCTTGTGTGGTCCACGCCTTCGACGTCACGCCATCCAGTTTCAGCTCCTTGACCAGTGCGGTGCTGGAACCGAGTTCAACGAAGCGCTGGAAGATGTGCCGGATCAGCTTGGACTCACGCTCGTTGGGCACCAACCGCCGGTTCTCGACGTCGTAGCCCAGCGGCGGCACGCCACCCATCCACATACCCTTGCGCTTGCTGGCCGCGATCTTGTCTCTGATGCGCTCACCGGTGACCTCGCGCTCAAACTGCGCAAAGGACAGCAGGATGTTCAACATCAACCTGCCCATCGAGGTCGTCGTGTTGAACTGCTGGGTGACCGACACGAACGACACGCCATAGCGCTCGAACACTTCGACCATCTTGGAGAAGTCCGCCAGGCTGCGCGTCAGGCGGTCGATCTTGTAGATGACGACCACGTCGATCTTGCCGGCTTCGATGTCCGCCATCATTCGCTGGAGCGCCGGGCGTTCCATGTTGCCGCCGGAAAAAGCTGGATCGTCGTAATCGTCGGCGACCGGTATCCAGCCTTCGGCGCGCTGGCTGGCGATGTAGGCATGGCCGGCGTCGCGCTGGGCATCGATGGAGTTGTATTCCTGGTCCAGCCCTTCATCGGTGGATTTGCGCGTGTAGACCGCACAGCGCATGCGGCGCTTCAAGACTTCGCTCATCGTCCACCTCTCTTCTTGGTGGACGGCTTGGCCTTGGCGTTGGACGGCGGCTTGAGCCCGAAGAACAGCGGCCCCGACCAGCGCATGCCGGTGATTTCGCGGGCGATCATCGATAGGCTCGGGTACATGCGTCCCTGGAAGTCATACTGGCCGTCGGCGGTTGCGATCACGCGGTATTCGACGCCTTTGTATTCCCGGACCAGCACCGTGCCTGCC contains:
- a CDS encoding recombinase family protein, encoding MSEVLKRRMRCAVYTRKSTDEGLDQEYNSIDAQRDAGHAYIASQRAEGWIPVADDYDDPAFSGGNMERPALQRMMADIEAGKIDVVVIYKIDRLTRSLADFSKMVEVFERYGVSFVSVTQQFNTTTSMGRLMLNILLSFAQFEREVTGERIRDKIAASKRKGMWMGGVPPLGYDVENRRLVPNERESKLIRHIFQRFVELGSSTALVKELKLDGVTSKAWTTQDGKTRDGRPIDKGHIYKLLSNRTYLGELRHKDQWYQAEHPPIVSRELWDSVHAILETNGRVRGNKTRAKVPYLLKGIVFGNDGRALSPWHTTKKNGRRYRYYVPQRDAKEHAGASGLPRLPAAELESAVLDQLRAILHAPNLLGNMLPQAIKLDPTLDEAKITVAMTRLDAIWDQLFPAEQTRIVKLLVEKVIVSPNDLEVRLRTNGIERLVLELRPEPVEQTEEALA